TCACTGTTGACAGATGCTTTTTATAATTCTGTCTATATTTGTGTAAAACACATCTAGTAGAAAGATGACATTGTATGGTTGATTcagtatattgttttattagtGTGCAATGTAAAAACCTCCGCAAGCATCTATGATTATCCTACCTGGTCTCATTTGCAGTATATTTTAATCTACAGTTTTTTATCAAAAGCCAGAGGAAGCATTAGTGGATTGGGTATTGGAGGAACCAATTATAAGGAGTCATTTAAAGAAGTATCCTCTAACAGAACAGTGACTTGTGAAGTTTTGTCAACTGCATAATTTATATTCTGTGTTCATAAATGCATGTTGCTGAAATATCCAGTTTTGACCATCAGAATGAACACTTAGAACGCTGAATATCGAACGCTGAGTTCTATATTTAATGTGGTACATTCAGAAAGATAACCTAAAGAGGGATTTAAGATTAGAGTTGTTGAATCAAGTAATAGTGATGATTCTCCTTTACTATTACTTATACACTCTGATATCTAGTCTACGTCAATGCAAATCCACCCTCTAGTTCCTTCCCTACTTAAACAGTGTTTGTCCATAGAGGTCTTCTGAGTCCTGGAGAGTAGAGAAGAGCAGCTCCCACCAGATCAGATTCCACATAAACCATGTTCTCTGTATTTCTGCTAATGCTGCTGGCAGCTGCCTCTGGTGAGTCTGTGTGGATGGGGGGGAAGGGGTTAACAACATTATTagtgatattttgttttatcaaaaCTTGAATATGCTGTTTGTATTAAACAacattatacatgctttgtccACAGGTGTTCACTGTGAAGAACTCACTCAGCCACCCTCTATGACTGTCCAGCCAGGTCAACCACTGACCATTTCCTGTAAGGTCTCATACTCTGTATCTAGCTATGGAACAGGTTGGATTCGACAACCTGCAGGGAAAGCACTGGAGTGGATTGGATATATCTACACTGGTGGAGGCACAGATTATAAAGATTCACTGAAAAGCAAGTTTAGCATCACAAGAGACACTTCAAGCAACACATTGTTTATAAAAGGCCAGAGTCTGCAGACTGAAGACACAgctgtatattattgtgctcgatacacacagtgatacaaacaagcaccacaccattacaaaaacatacttCTCCCTTGTTTAGGTGAATTGAAATGGATCTACCAGGAGGGGGCAGTCTGAGTCTACTGGTATCTACAGATCAAACCCCTCTTGATCTAATGACCTATTTGTTCATGAGATATTACACATTATAaccatgtaatgtaaaacaacaGTCCAAATCCACCACATTATTATCACCTCATAAACTGTTACAGTGGACAGCAGACAACCATTCTAGGTGATTGTCAATGTGACAGTAAAAACCCCTTTCATCAAAgtatataaaacactgatgaccaCATAAAGGGTATTAAGTTGATTTGTTCCTAATGTTCATTACTGTTTCAGTGTCGTCCTGTTGGGTTTCCTTATAGACCACACTCAGATATGGATGAGTCACTTTCTTTTATAATATTTCACATGAATAATGAATTTAGTTCTTACTAGACACGTATCTTAGGACAATAATGTCATCTATGCTAAAATTATTGCTCCATATTTGAACCTGTTATATACtcataatataatacatatataagAACAACTTCCAAAACCTTCAGATATGAGCATACCCGTTATAGTAACCCCCACCATCCTTCTTTAAAGGCCCCCTAAAAGAGCAACTCCAACTAGTTTAGCTTCCACACAAACTGTGTTCTATTCTCCCTCTTGTGAATCTCTCTGTTTCACACAAATGGAGTCTGAAGAAGGTTATACAGTGATTTGAAATGtatccttttcttgttttgtcgATTGATCCAGTTCCTTTAAGGAATATTGGAAATTATTAGCACGACTTACACATCCATAAAGTCCTGCCTGACATATTCCTCCGTTATAGGGCTGACCTGTATAAACTGTGTTGCTGTGATACTGATGTGAGTCTTTGGTTGGTCTGACATGTCATTCCTCTCCTCAGGTGTCCACTGTCAGGTCGTTCTCACACAGGCTGAACAGTCGGTCCAGGGGACCCCAGGGGGATCCCTCAAACTGACATGTGCCTGCAGTGGATTCCCCCTGAAAAACTGGAGAATGCACTGGATCCGCCAGGCTCCTGTACAGGGATTACAATGGAtccttcactattattctagcAGTGACAATGGTTTTTCGCTTGCAGTACAGGGCCGTTTCACTGCATCGAAGGACAGCACTCATTTCTATCTACACATGAACCAGTTAAAGCCATAGGACTCTGCAGTGTATTACTGCAGAGAAAAGTAATGAGAGAAGCTGTACAAAAAACATTGGGTTGAGAGAAGAAGGATACGCACAAACAAAAAGATCCATACAGACACTAAAAGTGACCTTTATTTGAACATGAGAAGTCACGCTGAGCCCTAATGTCTCTTGCGGATGAGCCCTGCATCAACACAGGTATTAAACAATAGAAAGTACAGAGAGCACCCACCCAAAATCATAAAAGGACACACTATTCATAAGGCACAAAAGCACTCTTCATATTCCTCTATCATCCATTTGAATACCATACAGGCACCATTTCATTCTGTTAACACTTcttatttcaaatgtgaggtACAGAATTACTAAAAGCTTGTCAACTGAACTCTGATGACTGCAGGTTTATCTGTAGTTAACCATCCCTGAGACCGGGTTTGATAGTTTGTACTCACAGGAACGTAAACACAGACAATGTGGGAAATGACAAGGGGATTCATGAGGGACAGTTCTagtgatgtattaaatactataataaaacaaacatgcacatatTGGAGATTTGAAACAAAGTGGTTTTAGCTTTGTTCAAGAAACAAGACCTAGGTAgtattttcattacatttgtgaTTCAAACATGTTAGACCTTCTAGTGTTGAAACCACCCAGACAGTTGCTTTGGTCCAAGTCCATATTCTGTTCAGATTTTCTAGTTACATGCACAAACCATATGATGCAGGGTATGGAATCACCCCAAATCGTTTTCTAGATCTCCACATGCAATTATAAAGACAAATATGTTTTCAGGAACAAAAAAAGTACTTTTCTTTGttgttcagtgttgttcacCTCACTGACCAAATGCAGTATTCATGTCATCTCTGGTTGTCTACTGCGATACAAATCTATATTCAGAACCCTTTGAGGCAGGTGAGGTAGAGATCAAAATACTCCTCaacacaaatacagtttattaatatttgtaaaacactaactgtcaggactcagccctcctgagctgtgtctgtcattacatctccccaagtaccagtctccttgttcccagcactccacgaaggcacccataatcaccactgatcctgagcacctgcaccagtctacacacctggggggctgattgcctctctccctataaataggagagttctgctttcagtccctgccggattattgtacagccacgtaattattacagtgttctctacctaattaagcaagctatcctATTTCCCgagtatcctgtttttgttatcttctgctcaccgtgttttCTCCCCCGTTCGTTTCCAgccccttgttccgagacccgtcctgtacctccctcccaaaccacctttctgccttcccgttatcgaccttcgcctggactgactccccgctctgttaaccgaaccctgcctgactattcgaccattcttgcctcgcggacttcgtacctctgctacaatcatcatcattgtcctgttaccccggtgtctgtatctgcttctggatcctacctctgtcctgagtcccgggaatCGTGACACTAACAGAAGGTctgtgacagtctgtctgctgtACAGTTTATGTCTATGGTCTCAATCAGCCTAGTCTTGTtcctttgattggtttagctttGTATAAGAACAACTTGCATTTTCCTACAGTCTAAATACATGAACTCAGTTCTTCACTGTCAACACAGTGGGTGCCTAGGGATTTTTCACTCCTATACAATAGAATGATTAATTTATATATCAGCTCAGTAAATTTCCACAATACTATACAGGCTGCTTGGCAACACACTGAAATACTGTTTATCAtgggcgtcgttaggcctggtcATCctgggctatagccccagatctgagatgaatagccccggatctcaaatgatgtatatacagtggggagaacaagtatttgatacaatttttatcataggtgctcttcaactatgagtgacggaatctaaaacaaaaatccagaaaatcacattgtatgatttttaagtaattaatttgcattttattgcatgacataagtatttgaccttgagatgcttcttacggagcatctctttagttgccctggctgtgtgttttcgggtcgttgtcatgctggaagacccagccatgacccatcttcaatgttcttactgagggaaggaggttgttggccaagatcttgtgatacatggccccatccatcctcccctcaatacgatgcagtcgtcctgtcccctttgcagaaaagcatccccaaagaatgatgtttccacctccatgcttcacggttgggatggtgttcttggggttgtactcatccttcttcttcctccaaacacggcgagtggagtttagaacaaaaagctctatttttgtctcatcagaccacatgaccttcccccatacctcctctggatcatccagatggtcattggcaaacctcagacgggcctggacatgcgctggcttgagcagggggaccttgcgtgtgctgcagggttttaatccatgacagcataatgtgttactaatggttttctttgagaatgtggtcccagctctcttcaggtcattgaccaggtcctgccttgtagttctgggctgatccctcaccttcctcatgatcattgatgccccacgaggtgagatcttgcatggagccccagaccgagggagattgaccgtcatcttgaacttcttccatttttgtataattgcgccaacagttgttgccttctcaccaaattgcttgcctattgtcctgtagcccatcccagccttgtgcaggtctacaactttatccctgatgtccttacacatctctctgttcttggccgttgtggtgaggttggagtctgtttgattgagtgtgtcgacaggtgtcttttatacaggtaatgtttggagaacaggagggcttcttaaagaaaaaaaaaacatgtctgtgagagccggaattcttactggttggtaggtgatcaaatacctatgtcatgcaataaaatggtaattaattataaaaaaaaacatacaacgtgattttctggatttttgttttggattccgtctctcagtcggaaaagggttgcttgcccacttcaggttggtggagagtgcctgcctcaagtggaggagtttaagtatctaggggtctttttcacgagtgagggaaggatggaacgggagattgacagacggatcggtgcagcttctgcagtaatgcggtcgatgtttcggtctgttgtggtgaagaaagagctgagccgcaaggcaaagctctcgatttactggttaatctacgttcctactctcacctatggtcatgagctttgggtcatgaccgaaaggacaagatcccggatacaggcggccgaaatgagctttctccgcagggtggctgggcgatcctttagagatagggtgagaagcttggtcacccgggaggagctcagagtagagccgcttctcctccacatcgagaggggtcagctgaggtggcttgggcatctctttcggatgcctccagaacgccttcctgggaaggtgttccggtcccgtcccaccgggaggagaccccggggaagacctaggacacgctggagggactatgccttggtgtccccccagaagagctggaggaagtgtctggggagagggaagtctgggcatccctgcttagactgctgcccccgcgacccggccccggataagcggaggatgatgctatgctatgatgctatgctatgctatgcatGCTACCAGGAGGGGGCAGTCTGAGTCTACTGGTATCTACAGATCAAACCCCTCTTGATCTAATGACCTATGATATTTACTACCTTAAGTTTGTTCATGAGATATTACACATTATAaccatgtaatgtaaaacaacaGTCCAAATCCACCACATTATTATCACCTCATAAACTGTTACAGTGGACAGCAGACAACCATTCTAGGTGATTGTCAGTGTGACAGTAAAAACCCCTTTCATCAAAGTATATAAAAACACTGATGACCACATAAAGGGTATTATGTTGATTTGTTCCTAATGTTCATTACTGTTTTAGTGTCTTCCTGTCAGGTTTTCTTATAGACCACACTCAGCTATGGAtaagtcattttctttttcttttataatattttcttttgtaataCTTACACTAAGTACACTAGGTCTGATGCTATTTAATGTACTGTCTACCTGGGcaattttcaaatgttgatCAATGTGCCGTTTTCCTGCTCTACTCACATCTCCCAGGATTTTTTCCCTACTTTAATATTTTGGCTTGTACAGAGGCATCATGTAATAGGTATCATCAAGTGTTTTATGGCTCAAACATCAGCTTACTCTAATCTACACTTAGAAAGACAAATTACTGTTTTATATGTGAACATGCAAAAACTGAGCATGCAAGAAAGTCTACTCTCATGTTGTGTTTCCAGCATATATTTTGGTTCCAATATTAACTTTACAACAAATTTAAGGTGAaacatgatatatatatattttcagatatttatgtgtatatatacttcTACTGTTTTCTAAATCCATCTGTGGGCCGCACAAAGAGGGGGTGAGGGCTGCATGTGGCCTACGGGCCGCCAGTTGCCCATGCCTGATCTAGAGTAACTAACAGCTAGGGAGTAAGTCGAAGAACCACGGTACAATTTATGTGACGTTTCTTCTCATATAGGAATTGTCTTTCATCCTGAAGGGAATTGTATCCAGAGGGAATTGTATCAACCAACATTGTTAAAAATTCTGTATGCATGTTCAGTTAGGAGAAAATGGTCCAAACCCTTCAGTCTAAATGTATGGAGAAACTCTCAGCCTTTCCTGTTAAGCATCTGGCATTATTTTTTGTACCTCTGGTATATGTTGTGTAAAACATCCAACAGGAAGAGAATTGGAGTGGATCAGCGTTATTTGGTTTGATGCCGGCAAAACGATCTATGCTGCAACTATTGAAGGACATAttcagtggggcaaaaaagtatttagtcagccaccaattgtgcatgttctcccacttaaaatgatgagagaggcctgtaattttcatcgtaggtacacttcaactatgagagacaaaatgagaaaaagaaatccagaacatcacatgGTAGGATttattatgaatttattggtaaattcctctgtaaaataagtatttggggctttggggctgtttttctgcaaagggaccaggacgactgatccgtgtaaaggaaagaatgaatgtggccatgtatcgtgagattttgagtgaaaaccttcaTCCATCACCAAGGGCATtaaagatgaaacatggctgggtctttcaatgatcccaaacaccaaggagtggcttcgtaagaagcatttcaaggtcctggagtggcctagccagtcaccagatctcaaccccatagcaaatctttggagggagttgaaagtccatgttgcccagcaacacccaaaccatcactgctctagaggagatctgcaaggaggaatgggccaaaataccagcaacagtgtgtaaaAACCtcgtgaagacttacagaaaacgtttgacctctgtcattgccaacaaagggtatataagaaagtattgagattaacttttgtaatggaccaaatacatattttccaccataatttaccaataaattcattaaaaaaaacctactatgtgattttctggatttcctctctcatctttttaattgGGAGAAATTGCACAATTGGtgactgactaaatacttttttccccactgtagTAGTCATCAGAGATAATAGCAACAGTATGGTATATCTGAATCTATCTGGTCAAAGAATAGAAGACGTTGTTTATTTCGcaggagtgagtgagtgagtggagGAACTCTACAAAAGCCTTTTAGAGAATCAATAGAGGGCAGTAGAGGATCAGTACAGAAGACTACAAGCCATACATTTCCTCCTGAGACCCAAAACAACCAGTAAACCACATTATAAAAATAAGCCTCAAAACACTATGAAATGAAACCATGGTGGAAAGTAGTGCACCCAGCCTATAATCTGATGCTTTGAGGGGAGTTTGAATGTCTTATAATACTGTTTCCCAAAATGTACTAGCTTTTATTTAATGGGAAAGCAgattattttgttcatgtttaggttagttttttttaatacttatgTTACCCTGTTTTCCTATTAGGCAAAACTCTTACTGAACACTATCCATCACAACTGGTTGGAAATCATTTCCAAAAATATTCCCAAAATCAAGTGTGATCAATGATGGCAGCTCATACAATCAGTGAAGGAAAACAGACGGTCATAGaacttccacctccatgttgaaACATAGGAGGCAGGTATAGGATCAGGAATCAGGGATTGACCTAAAACCATTCATGAACCACCTCTGAAATGTGGAATCTttcattatcccacacaatttCATCAAGAAACTCTATGAGGTGTGCAGCTCCAGCATTGTAAGACTGAAGAAGTTTTACCATATTTTCAACAAAGatgtacttgtgatggttcacagcaaTACGTTTGGAGTTTTGAACCGGTCCAGGGGCTCTGATTTAGTCTTCTTCTTTCTGTCTATCCTGctccatgttgaaagacattgccaATGTTCACCTGGTTTATATGGTTACCTATTTACCAGTTGTTGACACAACTATGAATGGCAATGatgatctgttgtgtttttcgTATTAAGAGTGATGAAATATTACCACAAACATATGTGGATAGAACCAATGCGACTAATACATATTGTAACTATGTGGCGGTTCCAGTGTGTTGAGACAAATCCATGTGATCAGAGAAAACTGCTGACTCCTCCTGACAACATGATGTCATTCCAGACCCTCAGAGATCAATAACTAATGTTCTGTTGTCTTTTTGTCACATATGGAGTTTCTGAGTTCATACTAAATCTCTCCTCCCTTATGAAATGTAAACTCTGCTGATCTCTGTCTATCTGCTTGGTGTGTTCTGCAGCCATTTACCCCTTTAGATTTTCTGTGAGCAGTTGTTGAACATTAACATGATTGTTAAATATGGTTATAATGTAAaatctttcactctctcttcatTGTAGTGCTTCATCAGTCCCTCCCACCATTACATATTCATGCAAATCCAGACCATCTGAGTACATATTTATGTTCTTACAACTGACTTGTTGATATGTCTTGTGTGGGACAGTTGTGTTCATATCTCTACCCTCAGTATGACGGGCAAACTCTCTCTTCTGCTGATCTTTCTTTGTCTGCCCTGTAAGTTCTATAACTGTCTTATCCTTTATCAATCATCTCTTCCTTCCTTTACtctaacattttattcatatttttttcaggtTTAAATTGTCAAAGTCTGACCTCCATTCCCTCCGGTCCAGTCCTGACACATCCTGGTGAAACTCTCAGTCTTTCCTGTCAAATATCTGGTTATACCTTTAGTAGCCATCACTCACATTGGATTAGACAGCCAGCTGGAAAATCATTGGAGTGGATGGGTTATTCTGGTTTAGGCACAGGTCACCATTCCAAAAGTTTTGAAGGACGTATGGAAACAACAAAAGATGATTCTACCAGGATGATGACTCTGAAGCTGTCTGGTCTGAGAGCAGAGGACTCGGCTGTTTACTACTGTGCACGAGACGCACAGTGAAGTGTTTGAATTAAGAAGCCATACAAAAACCCCACCAGGCTGTAGAACACACCAAACCACACCAAACCACATATTTTGAGACCAAATAGAATAAATGTACTATACTAAAACCCCATGCTTTTGTAAATAGATGGGTATggaaaggaaaatatatttctgtgaaAATGTCACTACTTCATAGTTTAAAGTTATTAATCGGCCCCTCACACAAGTAATTATGCAAATCCAGATTGATGGAGTTAATTTTTACGTTCCTTCAACTGACTTGTTACGTTGGGTGGAACAGATGTATTAATATCTCTACCCTCACCATGACGTGTGAactctattttttttatttctattaacTGTCTCTTCCTTCCTTACGCTAAcatattattcatatttatttttctatcagGTTTAAATTGTCACCTAGGAAATGACTCAATCGGTCACACTGATACCTTGTGTGAGTTGTGCAATGTCACTTTAACGTCGGTTGGACCCTCTCTGTACGGTGGTATTTGGAGTGAAGCACACGTTATCATCAGGCCCCTCCAGGACATGTCCAGACACATCTGGGCCCTTGACCGTCCCACCCCTTTGGGGCAGATTACAATCCAtacagtcaaaactcttctgtCCTGCCACCACAATGTTGGAACCAGTTTCTTTGTAGCCCAGGACCATTGTCAGAAAATATCTAAAACCATACCTTTTCAAAGAGTACCTAAAATAGTACTCTATTTTATAGTATCACTATCTATTGTCCTAGTCAACAttccttttttatatttattatttgtattgccATATTTGCAGCATTGACTTTAGCTGACAACTAATTAATTTAGTAAAATGCACTCCCTACCTCACTTTCTTAAAATGTAAGGACTCGCTTGGGTTAATGGGTAACAAGTAtgatcagtttggagttttgaAAGACAATTCTATTGATTATAGTAACGAAACAACCAAAAATATATCTGTAAAAACTGAATTTACCTACAACCTCAACTACTTTTGATTACGTAGGCAACCATTTAATTTTTAATTAGGCTATGCAAGATGCACtcaagataaaaaatattagCAGCCTGCCTTGGGATAAGCCTTTACTTATGAGGTGATAAAGGTAAGGAAAAGGGCTGGGCAGAGCATGACCAGAATTCTTCGCTGAGAGGTACCAGAGTGAGAATGGAGAGACACAGATAGCTTAAAATACTGGATACCTGCTCCTCCAAATTACACACTCCGCTCTTTGCTTCATTCCCACAAAAATGTTCGTTCCAGTTGTCAGCATTGATGGCCTATCACGTCCTATTAGCAAtgtctacatttattttttatacacaTTATACTAATTTCAAAACTCCTAGTCAATCTAGATTGAGCCCAGCAAAACCTACGCACCGGTTCTGAACACCTAGATTAGCTAAAGTGTAGTTTATTGAAGGACCTTCAGAAAGGACACAAAAAGAGGTCTTCAGTTTATGATGTTTGAGTCCAGTTACAGTGAGACCGATACTATAGTATCTCCTATATCTCCCAGCATCTCTCCAGTCTACGTCAATGCAAATCCACCGTCTGGTTGCTTCCCTACTTAAACAGTGTTTGTCAATAGAGGTCTTCTGAGTCCTGGAGAGTTGAGAAGGGCAACTCCCACCATATCAGCTTCTACATAAACCatgttctctgtatctctgttgcTGCTGATGGCAGCTGCCTCCGGTGAGTCTCTCTGGATTTGGGGGgcatacaaaaataattattgataGCTCTttaaaatgagaatgtgttgtttttgtattcaacaacattatacatgctttgtccACAGGCGTTCACTGTGAAGAACTCACTCATCCACCCTCTATGACTGTCCAGCCAGGTCAACCACTGACCATTTCCTGTAAGGTCTCATACTCTGTATCTAGCTATTACACAAATTGGATTCGACAACCTGCAGGGAAAGCGCTGGAGTGGATTGGACGTATCAGCACTAGTGGAAGCACAGATTACAAAGATTCACTGAAAAGCAAGTTTAGCATCACAAGAGACACTTCAagcaacacattgtttttaaaaggccAGAGTCTGCAGACTGAAGACACAgctgtatattattgtgctcgatacacacagtgatacaaacaagcaccacaccattacaaaaacatacttCTCCCTTGTTTAGgtgaatataaatatatctaCCAGGAGGGGGCAGTCTGAGTCTACTGGTCTCTACAGATCAAACCTGTCTTGATGTAATGGCCTGTGATATTTACTACATTAAGTTTGTTCATGAGATATTACACATTATAaccatgtaatgtaaaacaacaGTCCAAATCCACCACATTATTATCACCTCATAAACTGTTACAGTGGACAGCAGACAACCATTCTAGGTGATTGTCAGTGTGACAGTAAAAACCCCTTTCATCAAAGTATATAAAAACACTGATGACCACATAAAGGGTATTAAGTTGATTTGTTCCTAATGTTCATTACTGTTTCAGTGTCGTCCTGTTGGGTTTCCTTATAGACCACACTCAGATATGGATAAGTCACTTTCTTTTATAATATTCCACATGAATAATGAATTTAGTTCTTACTAGACACGTATCTTAGGACAATAATGTCATCTATGCTAAAATTATAGCTCCATATTTGAACCTGTTATATACtcataatataatacatatataagAACAACTTCCAAAACCTTCAGATATGAGCATATAGTATAGTAACCCCCACCATCCATATTTAAAGGCCCCCTAAAAGAGCAACTCCAACTAGTTTAGCTTCCACTCAATCTGTGTTCTATTCTCCCTCTTGTGAATCTCTCTGTTTCACACAAATGGAGTCTGAAGAAGGTTCTACAGTGATTTGAAATGtatccttttcttgttttgtcgATTGATCCAGTACCTTTAAGGAATATTGGAAACTATTAGCACGACTTACACATCCATAAAGTCCTGCCTGACATATTCCTCCATTATAGGTCTGACCAGTATAAACTGTGTTGCTGTGATACTGATGTGAGTCTTTGGTTGGTTTGACATGTCATTCCTCTCCTCCGGTGTCCACTGTCAGGTCGTTCTCACACAGGCTGAACAGTCGGTCCAGGGGACCCCTGGGGGATCCCTCAAACTGACATTTACCTGCAGTGGATTCCCCCTGAAAAACTGGAGAATGCACTGGATCCGCCAGGCTCCTGTACAGGGATTACAATGGAtccttcactattattctagcAGTGACAA
This is a stretch of genomic DNA from Esox lucius isolate fEsoLuc1 chromosome 11, fEsoLuc1.pri, whole genome shotgun sequence. It encodes these proteins:
- the LOC114840205 gene encoding immunoglobulin alpha-2 heavy chain-like, with protein sequence MTGKLSLLLIFLCLPCLNCQSLTSIPSGPVLTHPGETLSLSCQISGYTFSSHHSHWIRQPAGKSLEWMGYSGLGTGHHSKSFEGRMETTKDDSTRMMTLKLSGLRAEDSAVYYCARDAQCINISTLTMTSASGVHCEELTHPPSMTVQPGQPLTISCKVSYSVSSYYTNWIRQPAGKALEWIGRISTSGSTDYKDSLKSKFSITRDTSSNTLFLKGQSLQTEDTAVYYCARYTSFSHRLNSRSRGPLGDPSN